A genomic region of Zea mays cultivar B73 chromosome 6, Zm-B73-REFERENCE-NAM-5.0, whole genome shotgun sequence contains the following coding sequences:
- the LOC100282528 gene encoding non-imprinted in Prader-Willi/Angelman syndrome region protein 1, whose protein sequence is MGGGGGSSGPELSTDNMKGIVLALLSSGFIGASFIIKKKGLRRAAVASGVRAGVGGYSYLMEPLWWVGMIIMIVGEIANFVAYAFAPAVLVTPLGALSIIVSAVLAHFILNERLHALGVLGCVMCIAGSVVIVIHAPQEQEITSVKEIWNMATQPAFLLYVASVIVIVFVLVFYFSPLYGQSNVLIYTAICSLMGSLSVMSVKALGTSLKLTFEGTNQLIYPETWFFMLVVATCVLTQMNYLNKALDTFNTAIVSPIYYVMFTTLTILASVIMFKDWSGQSPGSVISEICGLVVVLSGTILLHVTKDYERIPQSRSVYAPLSPSLTTRLNGELLKHVVDERTSDEEKALRRQEMY, encoded by the exons ATGGGGGGCGGCGGCGGATCCTCCGGGCCGGAGCTGTCGACGGACAACATGAAGGGGATAGTCCTGGCGCTGCTCTCCAGCGGCTTCATCGGCGCCAGCTTCATCATCAAGAAGAAGGGTCTCCGCCGGGCCGCTGTCGCCTCCGGCGTCCGTGCAG GTGTAGGCGGGTACTCATACCTCATGGAGCCCCTGTGGTGGGTTGGCATGATCATTA TGATTGTAGGTGAGATTGCCAATTTCGTGGCATATGCTTTCGCCCCCGCTGTTCTGGTTACTCCCCTTGGAGCACTCAGCATAATTGTTAG TGCAGTGCTGGCTCATTTCATTCTGAACGAGAGGCTGCATGCCCTCGGGGTGCTCGGCTGCGTGATGTGCATTGCAGGGTCTGTGGTCATTGTTATCCACGCTCCACAGGAGCAGGAGATTACTTCAGTTAAGGAAATATGGAACATGGCGACACAACCTG CTTTCTTGTTATATGTTGCGTCAGTTATTGTGATTGTTTTTGTCCTGGTGTtctatttctcccctctctatgggCAGTCCAATGTGTTGATCTACACTGCCATTTGCTCTTTGATGGGCTCTCTTTCG GTTATGAGTGTTAAAGCTCTTGGTACATCACTAAAGCTTACTTTTGAGGGAACAAACCAATTAATATATCCAGAGACTTGGTTCTTTATGCTTGTTGTGGCTACTTGTGTGTTGACTCAGATGAATTATCTGAACAAG GCACTTGACACGTTCAACACGGCAATTGTATCTCCAATATATTATGTAATGTTCACAACTCTTACAATACTTGCCAGCGTCATAATGTTCAAG GATTGGTCTGGTCAAAGCCCTGGAAGCGTCATTTCTGAAATTTGTGGCTTGGTTGTGGTGTTGTCTGGTACCATTTTGTTGCATGTGACGAAGGATTATGAAAGGATCCCACAATCAAGAA GTGTTTATGCACCATTATCTCCCTCTTTGACAACTAGATTAAATGGAGAATTGTTGAAGCATGTCGTGGATGAGAGGACTTCGGACGAAGAAAAGGCCTTGAGAAGACAGGAGATGTATTAG
- the LOC100282528 gene encoding non-imprinted in Prader-Willi/Angelman syndrome region protein 1 isoform X1, with protein MGGGGGSSGPELSTDNMKGIVLALLSSGFIGASFIIKKKGLRRAAVASGVRAGVGGYSYLMEPLWWVGMIIMIVGEIANFVAYAFAPAVLVTPLGALSIIVSAVLAHFILNERLHALGVLGCVMCIAGSVVIVIHAPQEQEITSVKEIWNMATQPAFLLYVASVIVIVFVLVFYFSPLYGQSNVLIYTAICSLMGSLSVMSVKALGTSLKLTFEGTNQLIYPETWFFMLVVATCVLTQMNYLNKALDTFNTAIVSPIYYVMFTTLTILASVIMFKDWSGQSPGSVISEICGLVVVLSGTILLHVTKDYERIPQSRN; from the exons ATGGGGGGCGGCGGCGGATCCTCCGGGCCGGAGCTGTCGACGGACAACATGAAGGGGATAGTCCTGGCGCTGCTCTCCAGCGGCTTCATCGGCGCCAGCTTCATCATCAAGAAGAAGGGTCTCCGCCGGGCCGCTGTCGCCTCCGGCGTCCGTGCAG GTGTAGGCGGGTACTCATACCTCATGGAGCCCCTGTGGTGGGTTGGCATGATCATTA TGATTGTAGGTGAGATTGCCAATTTCGTGGCATATGCTTTCGCCCCCGCTGTTCTGGTTACTCCCCTTGGAGCACTCAGCATAATTGTTAG TGCAGTGCTGGCTCATTTCATTCTGAACGAGAGGCTGCATGCCCTCGGGGTGCTCGGCTGCGTGATGTGCATTGCAGGGTCTGTGGTCATTGTTATCCACGCTCCACAGGAGCAGGAGATTACTTCAGTTAAGGAAATATGGAACATGGCGACACAACCTG CTTTCTTGTTATATGTTGCGTCAGTTATTGTGATTGTTTTTGTCCTGGTGTtctatttctcccctctctatgggCAGTCCAATGTGTTGATCTACACTGCCATTTGCTCTTTGATGGGCTCTCTTTCG GTTATGAGTGTTAAAGCTCTTGGTACATCACTAAAGCTTACTTTTGAGGGAACAAACCAATTAATATATCCAGAGACTTGGTTCTTTATGCTTGTTGTGGCTACTTGTGTGTTGACTCAGATGAATTATCTGAACAAG GCACTTGACACGTTCAACACGGCAATTGTATCTCCAATATATTATGTAATGTTCACAACTCTTACAATACTTGCCAGCGTCATAATGTTCAAG GATTGGTCTGGTCAAAGCCCTGGAAGCGTCATTTCTGAAATTTGTGGCTTGGTTGTGGTGTTGTCTGGTACCATTTTGTTGCATGTGACGAAGGATTATGAAAGGATCCCACAATCAAGAA ATTAA